The DNA segment AGAATGTAGAAATCATTAGCTCAGTACCTAAAAAACACCTTGGTAAGTACTCTCGTAAAATGCTAAAAAAATGGAAATGGGTTCCTGTTTCAGCAGTAGAGTTTACTTCTGAAAAAAGAACTTTAAGGTTGGATTTTTGCATGGGTGAAGAATCAACGGAGCAATCCCAACAAGCGTGTAAACAACAAACACAATTAGCATGTGGCTAATTCAGTAATAAGAATTTAAAGCGGACGATCCATGCTCATAAAACTAGTAACTAAACTCTTGATACTCGTATCTATCAGTAATTTTTGTTTTGCTGAACAAGCTAACTTTGACTCACAAAAAATAGATAAGCACATTCTAAAATATGTCGAAGAAGAAGACTTCAGAGGAGTTGTGTTAGTTGCTAAAGAAGGGAAGGTACTCTTTAAATCTGCATACGGTAATGCAGATGACAGCAACAAAACACTTAATACTGTTAATAATAAATTTTTGATAGGCTCTCTTACAAAATCATTTACTGCTGTTACTGTTATGAAGTTAGTGGATGAAGGTAAATTAAATTTAAATGCTCCATTAGCGACCTATATACCGAAATTAAATACCAATATAAGTAAAAATTTAACGTTACACCTGTTACTTAAACACCAATCTGGACTTCCTCAGCATTTAGAAAGAATAGTTAGTTTCGAAGAAAAGGATGTTTCTTCAGATGAAATCTTAGACATAATTAATACCGCTAGCTTAGCTTTTACTCCAGGAAAACAATATCAATATTCAAATTTAAACTATCACTTAGCCGCCATTGCAATAGAAAACGTAATGGCAAAGACGTACGCAGAAGTTCTTCAAGAGAAAATATTTATCCCCTTAAACATGAAAAATTCAGGTGTGGAGCGTTTAAGTAATATTCCAGCTAATAGGTCAAACGGTTACCGAAAGGGAGTGTTGGGTATAAATAGAGACGAAAATATAGTGTCTTATGCCTTAGGTTCTGGGGATATTTATTCTACAGTTGACGATTTATTAAATTGGGAGCAATCCTTATACA comes from the Thalassotalea nanhaiensis genome and includes:
- a CDS encoding serine hydrolase domain-containing protein produces the protein MLIKLVTKLLILVSISNFCFAEQANFDSQKIDKHILKYVEEEDFRGVVLVAKEGKVLFKSAYGNADDSNKTLNTVNNKFLIGSLTKSFTAVTVMKLVDEGKLNLNAPLATYIPKLNTNISKNLTLHLLLKHQSGLPQHLERIVSFEEKDVSSDEILDIINTASLAFTPGKQYQYSNLNYHLAAIAIENVMAKTYAEVLQEKIFIPLNMKNSGVERLSNIPANRSNGYRKGVLGINRDENIVSYALGSGDIYSTVDDLLNWEQSLYSSKLLSEESQKLLFAGESQEFGNYGYGFRIQKYQRASTESKGTLTRHGGSMNGFLSNLHRYTDDKLTVIILANIRSFPIRNLTFELKEIALGLDVGDRNRKRFE